The Opitutales bacterium ASA1 genome window below encodes:
- a CDS encoding xanthine dehydrogenase family protein molybdopterin-binding subunit produces the protein MKSHLESAVDDDVRLPRTVAELERAFLAEHARRADAPRLDRRGFLKLSGLAGGGLVLAFWLGARPSARAADSYPESGDTDTSGGFAPNAYVQIRPDGRVVIMAKNPEIGQGVKTSLPMIIAEELDVPWEQVIVEQAPIDRERFGTQFAGGSMSVPTNWDPLRRAGATARAMLVAAAAQRWNVAPDSCRTDAGRVLHDASNRSLPYAELTTLAATLPVPAADTLKLKDRSAYRLLGKRITGVDNPALVTGGELFGIDVTLPGMLHAVYVKCPATGGKVRSADLEAVKRLPGVKDAFVVEGNGRVDQLVSGVAIVATSTWSAFQAQRQLRVEWDESSASKDDWSDFVQRSEEIGRGSGDVVRETGDVATALAGATKTLEARYVYPFVSHANLEPQNCTAWVHDGMLEVWAPTQTPQIGPADLARVAGVDSGKVLLHQRRIGGGFGRRLMNDYVFEVAAVAGRVAAPVKLTWMREDDMAHDFFKVGGFHHFKGGIDAAGKVVAWQDHLVTFTEGGEKPRPVRGGGESGTEFPCPLLPNLKVMQSMLPLVVPCGWWRAPGSCSLAWAIQSFLHELADASGRDHVEFLLDLLGEPRWLGEQNPRSLHTGRAAAVIKLAAEKAGWGKPLPAGHGLGIAFYFCHLGHFAEVAEVSVDANKKVKLHRVVVAGDVGVILNRSGAENQVEGSVIDGWSTMVGQEITFAGGRIAQTNFHDYPLLRMPDHPKVETHFIESDYPPTGLGEPALPPLAPAVCNAIRAVTGERIRVLPLTRAGYSV, from the coding sequence GTGAAATCCCACCTCGAATCCGCCGTCGACGACGATGTCCGGCTCCCTCGCACCGTGGCCGAACTCGAGCGCGCCTTTCTCGCCGAACACGCACGACGAGCCGACGCCCCCCGGCTCGACCGCCGCGGCTTCCTGAAACTCTCGGGCCTCGCCGGCGGCGGCCTCGTGCTCGCCTTCTGGCTCGGTGCGCGCCCGTCCGCCCGCGCCGCCGACTCGTATCCGGAAAGTGGAGACACCGACACGTCCGGCGGGTTCGCCCCCAACGCCTACGTGCAGATACGTCCCGACGGGCGCGTGGTCATCATGGCCAAGAACCCCGAAATCGGCCAAGGCGTGAAGACCTCCCTCCCCATGATCATCGCCGAGGAACTCGACGTGCCGTGGGAGCAGGTGATCGTCGAACAAGCGCCGATCGACCGCGAACGCTTCGGCACGCAATTCGCCGGCGGCTCGATGTCCGTCCCCACCAACTGGGACCCGCTCCGCCGCGCCGGTGCCACCGCCCGCGCCATGCTCGTCGCCGCTGCCGCCCAGCGCTGGAACGTCGCCCCCGACTCTTGCCGCACCGACGCCGGCCGCGTGCTCCACGACGCGAGCAACCGCAGCCTGCCCTACGCCGAACTGACCACGCTCGCCGCCACACTTCCGGTTCCCGCGGCGGACACGCTCAAACTCAAGGACCGCTCCGCCTACCGCCTGCTCGGCAAGCGCATCACCGGCGTGGACAACCCCGCTCTCGTCACCGGCGGGGAACTCTTCGGCATCGACGTGACGCTCCCCGGCATGCTGCACGCCGTCTACGTCAAGTGCCCGGCCACCGGCGGCAAGGTTCGCTCCGCCGATCTCGAAGCCGTCAAGCGCCTGCCCGGCGTGAAGGACGCCTTCGTCGTCGAAGGCAACGGCCGCGTCGACCAACTCGTGTCGGGCGTCGCGATCGTCGCCACGTCGACTTGGAGTGCGTTCCAAGCGCAACGCCAGCTCCGCGTGGAGTGGGACGAATCCTCCGCGAGCAAGGACGACTGGTCGGACTTCGTGCAACGTTCCGAAGAGATCGGCCGCGGTTCCGGCGACGTGGTGCGCGAGACCGGCGACGTCGCCACCGCCCTCGCCGGCGCGACGAAGACTCTCGAAGCGCGTTACGTGTATCCATTTGTTTCACACGCCAACCTCGAGCCGCAAAACTGCACCGCCTGGGTGCACGACGGTATGCTCGAAGTCTGGGCGCCGACTCAGACACCGCAGATCGGACCCGCCGACCTCGCCCGCGTCGCCGGCGTCGATTCCGGCAAAGTGCTCCTGCACCAGCGCCGCATCGGCGGTGGTTTCGGCCGACGCCTGATGAACGACTACGTCTTCGAGGTCGCCGCCGTCGCCGGTCGCGTCGCCGCACCCGTGAAGCTCACGTGGATGCGCGAGGACGACATGGCGCACGACTTCTTCAAAGTCGGCGGCTTCCATCACTTCAAGGGCGGCATCGACGCCGCCGGCAAGGTGGTCGCCTGGCAGGATCATCTCGTGACGTTCACCGAAGGCGGCGAGAAACCCCGTCCCGTGCGTGGCGGCGGCGAGAGCGGCACGGAGTTCCCCTGCCCGCTCCTCCCGAACCTGAAGGTGATGCAATCGATGCTGCCGCTCGTCGTCCCCTGCGGCTGGTGGCGCGCACCCGGTTCCTGTTCGCTCGCATGGGCCATCCAGAGTTTCCTCCACGAACTCGCCGACGCCTCCGGCCGCGATCACGTCGAGTTTCTCCTCGATCTGCTCGGCGAGCCGCGCTGGCTCGGAGAGCAGAACCCACGCTCGCTCCACACCGGTCGAGCCGCCGCCGTGATCAAGCTCGCCGCCGAAAAAGCCGGTTGGGGCAAACCCCTTCCCGCCGGTCACGGACTCGGGATCGCGTTCTACTTCTGCCACCTCGGACATTTCGCCGAGGTCGCCGAGGTGAGTGTCGACGCGAACAAGAAGGTGAAGCTCCACCGCGTGGTCGTCGCCGGCGACGTGGGCGTGATCCTCAACCGCAGCGGCGCCGAGAACCAGGTCGAAGGCTCCGTGATCGACGGTTGGAGCACGATGGTCGGCCAAGAGATCACGTTCGCCGGGGGCCGCATCGCACAAACGAACTTCCACGACTACCCGCTCCTGCGCATGCCCGACCACCCGAAGGTCGAGACACACTTCATCGAGAGCGACTACCCGCCCACGGGCCTCGGCGAACCGGCGCTTCCGCCACTCGCACCCGCGGTCTGCAACGCCATCCGCGCCGTCACCGGAGAACGGATACGCGTGCTCCCGCTCACCCGCGCCGGTTACTCGGTCTGA
- a CDS encoding XdhC family protein: MHELLPRLGAWMDEGAPFALATVTRVDGSAPRLPGACMAVRPEENRFLGSVSSGCLDAEIVHAARETLVDGEPRLLRFGPDASTPWVAGLTCGGWVDVTVEPWWGLHLRPEVRAIAREVRAWFEHDLPGVVLSAGRAHLAVSADGGRVGDRDAFSADLISDALGTVQRELPSFSRGSDSDRVFIRSIRRRPRLLLVGAVDIAARLVGLARETGFRTTVIDPRSAYMAPDRFREEPNERICKWPQEPIAGSDLGPRDAAVVLTHDPKIDDPALLALLRTRVGYVGALGSRKSHAERLERLEATGETTTSLARISGPAGLHLGTPDAAGIAVGILAGILQWQAAAERERRRIETVATK; this comes from the coding sequence ATGCACGAACTGCTTCCCCGGCTCGGCGCATGGATGGACGAAGGCGCACCCTTCGCTCTCGCCACGGTGACGCGTGTAGACGGCAGCGCTCCACGTCTGCCCGGCGCATGCATGGCCGTACGACCCGAGGAGAATCGTTTCCTCGGCTCCGTCAGTTCGGGTTGTCTCGATGCCGAAATCGTTCACGCCGCTCGCGAAACGCTCGTCGACGGTGAGCCGCGCCTGCTCCGTTTCGGACCCGACGCCTCCACACCGTGGGTCGCCGGCCTCACCTGCGGCGGCTGGGTCGATGTGACCGTGGAGCCTTGGTGGGGCCTCCATCTCCGACCCGAGGTCCGCGCGATCGCGCGCGAGGTGCGCGCGTGGTTCGAGCACGATCTTCCCGGAGTCGTGCTTTCCGCCGGGAGAGCACACCTCGCCGTGAGTGCCGACGGCGGGCGCGTCGGCGATCGCGACGCGTTTTCCGCCGATCTGATCTCCGATGCTCTCGGAACCGTGCAACGCGAACTGCCCTCGTTCTCGCGCGGGTCGGACTCGGATCGCGTATTCATCCGCTCGATACGGCGCCGTCCGCGACTCCTGCTCGTCGGTGCAGTCGACATCGCCGCCAGACTGGTCGGACTCGCGCGGGAGACCGGTTTTCGCACGACCGTGATCGACCCTCGCTCCGCCTACATGGCCCCCGACCGCTTTCGCGAAGAGCCGAACGAGAGAATCTGCAAATGGCCCCAGGAACCCATCGCCGGCAGCGACCTCGGTCCCCGCGACGCGGCAGTCGTGCTCACGCACGACCCCAAGATCGACGACCCGGCGCTGCTCGCGCTCCTGCGGACACGCGTCGGCTACGTCGGCGCGCTCGGCAGCCGAAAGAGTCACGCCGAACGCCTCGAACGCCTCGAAGCGACCGGCGAGACGACGACCTCCCTAGCCCGCATCTCGGGCCCGGCCGGGCTTCACCTCGGCACGCCGGACGCCGCCGGCATCGCCGTCGGTATCCTCGCGGGCATCCTCCAGTGGCAGGCCGCCGCCGAACGCGAGAGGCGGCGGATCGAGACCGTCGCCACGAAGTGA
- a CDS encoding xanthine dehydrogenase family protein subunit M: protein MQPFTYMRAGSIESAVAAASDRNRYIAGGIDLLGEMKEGIATPAMLISVLGIPSLDTIERTASGWRIGANVTLTTLAGHEALAASVPAVVEAARGAASPQIRNVSTVAGNLAQHSRCWYYRHRDVPCLKKGGSTCFAQEGENKYHNIFGESRCISPVVSNLATALSVLEAVVFVQRKNRTLRWTTAQLYETAWRAARAHNSLLPGDMITAIEIPYSTARCTYLQQAEKSGFDWALVSCAACVETGDDGRVRAARVALGAVAPVPYRDAAAERALVGKTLDETSAYACADQLLRRAKPLDGNGYKVPIARALIKRALLAAAAVQPS from the coding sequence ATGCAACCCTTCACCTACATGCGCGCCGGCTCGATCGAATCCGCGGTCGCCGCCGCCTCGGACCGGAATCGCTACATCGCCGGTGGGATCGATCTGCTCGGCGAGATGAAAGAGGGGATCGCGACACCCGCCATGCTGATTTCGGTGCTCGGTATCCCTTCGTTGGATACGATCGAGCGTACGGCCTCGGGCTGGCGGATCGGAGCCAACGTGACGCTCACCACCCTCGCCGGCCACGAGGCACTCGCCGCGTCGGTGCCCGCGGTGGTCGAAGCCGCCCGCGGCGCGGCGTCGCCGCAGATACGCAACGTCTCCACGGTCGCGGGCAATCTCGCGCAGCACTCGCGGTGCTGGTACTACAGGCACCGCGACGTCCCTTGTCTGAAAAAGGGCGGTTCGACGTGTTTCGCGCAGGAGGGCGAGAACAAATACCACAACATCTTCGGCGAGAGCCGTTGCATCAGTCCCGTGGTCTCGAACCTCGCGACGGCTTTGTCGGTGCTCGAGGCGGTCGTCTTCGTGCAGCGCAAGAACAGGACGCTGCGGTGGACGACGGCGCAACTCTACGAGACGGCGTGGCGGGCGGCACGCGCGCACAACTCGCTCTTGCCGGGCGACATGATCACGGCGATCGAGATTCCGTACTCCACTGCTCGCTGCACGTATCTGCAGCAGGCGGAAAAGAGCGGCTTCGACTGGGCCTTGGTGAGCTGCGCCGCGTGCGTCGAGACAGGAGACGACGGTCGGGTGCGGGCAGCGCGAGTGGCGCTCGGCGCAGTGGCACCGGTGCCCTACCGCGACGCTGCGGCCGAGCGTGCGCTCGTGGGCAAGACGCTCGACGAGACCTCCGCGTACGCTTGTGCCGATCAGTTGCTCCGGCGGGCGAAGCCGCTCGACGGCAACGGTTACAAAGTCCCGATCGCGCGAGCATTGATCAAGCGCGCGCTCCTCGCCGCAGCGGCGGTCCAACCGTCATGA
- a CDS encoding xanthine dehydrogenase family protein molybdopterin-binding subunit — protein sequence MSDWPSETRFLGKSTPRIDGPAKVTGAAKYPSDQQPAGMLYGAILRSKWPAARVRSIDLEPARRLPGVRAAIVVRDGERTVRYYGDELAAVAATTQRAALEAIAVIRVDAEPLPFVVDEVSAVRSDAPRVFSDEASNKGEPRTGGQGDVDVGFAEADVVVEGMFATQVEIHHPMETHGGTADFRGDELTVWHSTQGISSVRDGLSDALDLPQSKVRVLCSYMGGGFGAKFGAGVEGVLAARLSREAGAPVRLVLSRFDQSLAVGNRPSTFQKIRLGAKSDGTLKAFSIESYGCAGYAAGGPSAGGSTNSAFPAPYIYRVPNTRTSHREISINTGPAAAFRAPGHPAASFGMESIMDDLALRLGMDPMELRLRNDPSELRRREYAMAAERFGWKAKYAPPGSSSGPLKRGVGCAGATWGGGGRGTQAEMEVNPDGTLEIRCGTQDLGTGTHTLIAVIAAELLGLEPADIGVRLGDTRFPPSGGSGGSTTAASVSPAIYDVCEKAMEELKKASGLDYVRGASWKQACRKLGISPLVVRGQWREGLSSRGAGGVQMAEVEVDTETGFVRLVRIVCVQDCGTVVNKLTCESQINGGVIMGIGYALYENRVVDRATGVILNPNLETYKVPGFGDLPPIDIVLLDMPERGVIGIGEPVTIPTASAIANAVANAIGVRVTSLPITPDKVLAALGRIPGRKNPHEEWKSLFET from the coding sequence ATGTCTGACTGGCCTTCCGAAACCCGCTTTTTGGGGAAATCCACACCGCGTATCGATGGCCCGGCCAAGGTGACGGGTGCGGCCAAGTACCCGTCGGATCAGCAGCCTGCGGGCATGCTTTACGGGGCGATCCTGCGCTCCAAGTGGCCTGCGGCCAGAGTCAGGTCGATCGACCTCGAGCCGGCCCGTCGACTACCGGGAGTGCGTGCGGCGATCGTGGTCCGCGACGGCGAACGCACCGTGCGCTACTACGGCGACGAACTGGCCGCGGTGGCAGCGACCACGCAACGAGCCGCGCTCGAAGCGATCGCGGTGATTCGGGTCGATGCGGAACCGTTGCCGTTCGTCGTGGACGAGGTTTCCGCGGTGCGATCGGACGCGCCGCGCGTCTTCTCCGACGAGGCCTCGAACAAGGGTGAACCTCGCACCGGCGGCCAAGGCGACGTGGACGTCGGGTTCGCGGAAGCGGACGTCGTGGTCGAGGGGATGTTCGCAACCCAGGTCGAGATCCATCATCCGATGGAGACGCACGGCGGCACGGCCGACTTCCGGGGCGATGAACTCACCGTCTGGCACTCGACCCAAGGCATCAGCAGTGTGCGTGACGGGCTCTCCGACGCGCTCGATCTTCCGCAGAGCAAGGTGCGCGTGCTTTGCAGCTACATGGGTGGCGGGTTCGGCGCGAAGTTCGGCGCCGGAGTGGAAGGCGTCCTCGCGGCGAGACTCTCGCGCGAGGCGGGTGCGCCGGTGCGGCTCGTGCTGTCGCGCTTCGACCAGTCGCTCGCCGTGGGCAATCGACCGTCGACCTTCCAGAAGATCCGGTTGGGTGCGAAGTCGGACGGTACGCTCAAGGCGTTCTCCATCGAGTCGTATGGTTGCGCTGGATACGCCGCGGGTGGCCCGTCGGCGGGAGGGAGCACGAACTCCGCCTTTCCCGCTCCCTACATCTACAGGGTGCCGAACACGCGCACCAGTCACCGGGAAATCTCGATCAACACCGGACCGGCCGCGGCGTTCCGTGCCCCGGGGCATCCGGCGGCGTCCTTCGGCATGGAGTCGATCATGGACGATCTCGCCTTGCGGCTCGGCATGGATCCGATGGAGTTGCGCCTGCGCAACGATCCCTCCGAACTGCGGCGACGCGAGTACGCGATGGCGGCCGAGCGTTTCGGATGGAAAGCGAAGTACGCGCCACCCGGATCGTCTTCGGGCCCGCTCAAGCGTGGCGTGGGATGTGCGGGTGCGACTTGGGGCGGCGGCGGGCGCGGCACGCAGGCGGAGATGGAGGTGAACCCCGACGGGACGCTGGAGATTCGCTGCGGTACCCAAGACTTGGGTACGGGTACGCACACGTTGATCGCCGTGATCGCGGCCGAACTCCTCGGGCTCGAGCCCGCGGACATCGGCGTGCGACTGGGTGACACGCGTTTTCCGCCGTCCGGCGGAAGTGGCGGCAGCACGACCGCGGCGTCCGTCTCGCCGGCGATCTACGACGTCTGCGAGAAGGCGATGGAGGAGCTGAAGAAGGCCTCCGGTCTGGACTACGTGCGTGGAGCCTCTTGGAAGCAGGCCTGTCGCAAACTCGGGATCTCGCCGCTGGTCGTCCGCGGGCAGTGGCGGGAGGGGTTGTCGTCGCGCGGTGCCGGGGGCGTGCAGATGGCGGAGGTCGAGGTCGACACGGAGACGGGTTTCGTGCGACTCGTGCGCATCGTGTGCGTGCAGGATTGTGGAACCGTGGTCAACAAGCTCACCTGCGAGAGCCAGATCAACGGCGGTGTGATCATGGGCATCGGTTATGCGCTCTACGAGAATCGCGTCGTCGACCGAGCGACGGGAGTGATCCTCAACCCCAACTTGGAGACCTACAAGGTGCCCGGCTTCGGCGATCTGCCGCCGATCGACATCGTGCTGCTCGACATGCCCGAACGCGGTGTGATCGGCATCGGCGAACCAGTGACGATCCCGACCGCCTCGGCGATCGCCAACGCCGTGGCCAACGCCATCGGTGTGCGGGTCACGAGCCTTCCGATCACACCCGACAAGGTGCTGGCCGCGCTGGGGCGTATACCGGGTCGGAAGAACCCGCACGAAGAGTGGAAGAGCCTCTTCGAAACCTGA
- a CDS encoding ribonucleotide-diphosphate reductase subunit beta codes for MTKSYQIGNKIFHLDQTKAEAAFAAKKVILGRETMTFNLLPLKYQWAYELYRTMKANHWEPEDIPMGKDIEQWRNKELLADVERWIVMMGIGYFSAAEGIVGDNILHVVRELVTAPELKLVLGRHAHEENIHADSLLYMISSLGINPHECEAMFEDIETIRKKNEFVTGISRSMRRDIDLTLTANKQLLAKNIFVFGQCMEGTQFYGLFGMVLSLYRQNKFPGIGQMFRYTLRDESNHIELFRNLFMDLVEENRDVWTPEFKEELRETMRTAVELEKEFIRDCLPVNAVGLRLEDFVQYIDYIADRRLEGCGLAPLSPGVKNPLPWLAEMMDIKKEQNFFEGRVTEYQKSSALESTHDDDL; via the coding sequence ATGACCAAATCCTACCAGATCGGGAACAAGATCTTCCACCTCGACCAGACCAAGGCCGAAGCCGCTTTCGCCGCCAAGAAGGTCATCCTCGGACGCGAGACCATGACCTTCAACCTCCTCCCCCTGAAGTACCAGTGGGCCTACGAACTCTACCGTACGATGAAGGCCAACCACTGGGAGCCCGAGGACATCCCGATGGGCAAGGACATCGAGCAGTGGCGCAACAAGGAACTGCTCGCCGACGTCGAGCGTTGGATCGTGATGATGGGCATCGGCTACTTCTCCGCCGCCGAAGGCATCGTCGGTGACAACATCCTCCACGTCGTCCGCGAACTCGTCACCGCCCCCGAGCTCAAGCTCGTGCTCGGCCGCCATGCCCACGAGGAGAACATCCACGCCGACTCCCTCCTCTACATGATCAGCTCCCTCGGCATCAACCCGCACGAGTGCGAGGCCATGTTCGAGGACATCGAGACGATCCGGAAGAAGAACGAGTTCGTCACCGGCATCTCCCGCTCGATGCGGCGCGACATCGACCTCACCCTCACCGCCAACAAACAACTGCTCGCCAAGAACATCTTCGTCTTCGGCCAGTGCATGGAGGGCACGCAGTTCTACGGCCTGTTCGGCATGGTCCTCTCCCTCTATCGCCAGAACAAATTCCCGGGCATCGGCCAGATGTTCCGCTACACGCTGCGCGACGAGTCCAATCACATCGAACTCTTCCGCAACCTGTTCATGGACCTCGTCGAAGAGAATCGCGACGTCTGGACCCCCGAGTTCAAGGAGGAGCTGCGCGAGACGATGCGCACCGCCGTCGAACTCGAGAAGGAGTTCATCCGCGACTGCCTCCCGGTCAACGCCGTCGGCCTCCGTCTCGAAGACTTCGTCCAATACATCGACTACATCGCCGACCGACGCCTCGAAGGGTGCGGCCTCGCCCCCCTCAGCCCGGGCGTGAAAAACCCGCTCCCGTGGCTCGCCGAAATGATGGACATCAAGAAGGAGCAAAACTTCTTCGAAGGTCGCGTCACCGAGTACCAAAAGTCGTCCGCCCTCGAATCCACTCACGACGACGATCTCTGA